Below is a genomic region from Estrella lausannensis.
TGATCATCAAGAAGGATCTGCAGGGCCAGTTTGCGCCTGATGCGATTGAATGGGGAGTCTTGGCCCTGGATAGATCCGGCTCGGCGGATTTCTTCAAACGCATCAATTTCCGAAATGTTCCATTGATTATACAAAAGTTCAAAGATTTTAACTCTTGTAGAGTGCAACTCATTCATTATCGCTTCGAGTATTTCGGTAGCGCTGTATGATTTGCCATCTTGATCAGGTAAAGAGTCAAATTTAGATCCATACTTGCTGGCGCCAAGAATAACTAGCAACTTAGCGAACCCTCTGTCAGTCATAAGCGCAAGATTCATGGGAGTAATATCACCCATTATCTCACCAAAGTGTGATAATGATAGATCCGGAGCATTTTTATGCTCCAAGATGAACTTGGAAGGTTCATGAGTCCCAAAGCGGAAGGATGTTGTCCACAGTTGGGGCGCCCAAAGGGGGGTAGCATCCAGATTTAGAGTGGGTTTACGCTCTAGCAGAAGCCTGGCCATATCGTGCTGTTTTTTACATAATGCGCTCCAAAAAGGGGTTATCCCCACGCTTGGCCCCCACCGAGGTGCGGCATCGCAGTCAAGATTGGCATCAAGACGAAGGATTTGAGTGGCGATATCCCACTTTTGATCGGAGCAGGCTAGATAAAGGGGGGTGCCGCCGCTTGATAGGAGGCTTGTAGGCTTTGCCTCGACATCGAAATCGATTGGTAAGTTAAGATCGAGCATAAACTGCACGGTATCCCACGACTCTTGCGCGCAGGCTAGAAGAAAAATAGTAACACCTTCTTCGTTCCCGTCTTTCGGAGCCTCATTGATATTCAGAGAAGGACTTGCAGTCAGAGCCTGGCGCACAATCTCCCACTTACCCTGAGAAGCTGCCCACCAAAGAGGGGATTGTGTGTTTTCAGGACAAAGGCTCCAGTCGATGAGAGGTCGTGTCTCAGAAAGCGAAAAGGCATAGTGCCAATCTCCCTTCATGGTTGCATTGTATAAACAGGTGTGTCCTTTGAAAAGTGGATCTTCCGGCGTAGCGTTGACATCAAGTTCGGGAAAGAGTTCTGCTATATTGAGTGCAATCTTCCAATCGCTGAAATATGTGGTAAGCCACAAAAAGTTGGCCCCTTTGTAGTGACCCTCTGTCAGACTGGCTCCGATCCCCTTTGACCGCCCCAGCTCAAGCATGAGGGTTAGCAGCTGTAGAATTTTATCGAATGAATCCGGCGACTCTTTTTGCAAGACCTTGAAAAGGGAAATTTTCTCAACCACGAACTGGAGCGCTTTTTTTGTCCAAATCGTTCTTTTTCTCTTGGTAGTGGAGTCTACCGCATCGGATTTTTTCAGTTTTTTGATCGGAGCTGATGTCTCTACAATCCGCTCATCGATTTCATTTAAGTTGTGGTCTTCCAGGGACTGGATGCGCCGCTTCTTTGTGGGGATTTCCGGTTGGGCTACTGCATCCCTTAGGCGCTTGCCAACCCTTTCAGTGCGATTGTCAGCATTCAATTCCGGTGACGGGGGATTCGAAAGGGGTGCGGGCTGGTCGTGATTGATTTGGCTAGTGTGGTGGATTGGTTGCATGCGTACCTATTTTTACTTTTATGTTCTATCATTTTTGGCAGCCTATTACTTTATGCGACGGTACCTTAGAGTGTTACCTCGGGCAGGGGGCGAAGCCAAAATTAAGAATTTTTAGATGTTTGCGAATGAACAGGTTTTTATGAGGGAGTGAAATCAGAGAACTTGTTTTCAACCTGTGGTCTCAATTTTAGAAAAACTAATTAATTGAATTGCGGTTGTTATCGTATCCTTCAGGCTTTTATCGTTTTGCTGAGTCCTAAGGGCCTAGTAAACTGTAGGCCTATTTAACGTAAGGTGTTGTTTGAGTGATTTTTTTTGTTTTTTCTTGAGGTATTATATGATCATTTAACATTAAATCAAATGTTATTTAATGAAAAACACGGTTACTTTATAGATAGTTTACTATACCGAAATAGACAAGATTGTTTTGTTGACATTTGCGCGACAGCTGTTTTTTATTTAGGCTGTTGATTGTTAGGAAGAAAAGTGCGTTTTTTAAGTTCATCAAAAAAAGCATTCCATTCCTGGACGAAAAATTGAGGGTTCCGCCCTGAAAGCACAGCCTCTTTCCGCACCAAATCGGGCGTTAGCGCCTCAATCAGGTGATACATCGAAATGCTTCCGAAGGGGCATGCTGCCTGGTAGCGGCTTTCCACCTCATGTCTTTCATGGGTTACTTTCACAAGTAAATTCGCGTGCGCCAGCATGGAAAAAAGCTGGAGCGAGAGGGAAGGGGAGAGTTGAAACTCTTTTGAAAACTCCTCGGGTGAGAGGGGAGGGGAACGTGTCTCGAAACGCTTCCACGACTCTGCCAGCAGCAGTGAG
It encodes:
- a CDS encoding ankyrin repeat domain-containing protein, with the translated sequence MQPIHHTSQINHDQPAPLSNPPSPELNADNRTERVGKRLRDAVAQPEIPTKKRRIQSLEDHNLNEIDERIVETSAPIKKLKKSDAVDSTTKRKRTIWTKKALQFVVEKISLFKVLQKESPDSFDKILQLLTLMLELGRSKGIGASLTEGHYKGANFLWLTTYFSDWKIALNIAELFPELDVNATPEDPLFKGHTCLYNATMKGDWHYAFSLSETRPLIDWSLCPENTQSPLWWAASQGKWEIVRQALTASPSLNINEAPKDGNEEGVTIFLLACAQESWDTVQFMLDLNLPIDFDVEAKPTSLLSSGGTPLYLACSDQKWDIATQILRLDANLDCDAAPRWGPSVGITPFWSALCKKQHDMARLLLERKPTLNLDATPLWAPQLWTTSFRFGTHEPSKFILEHKNAPDLSLSHFGEIMGDITPMNLALMTDRGFAKLLVILGASKYGSKFDSLPDQDGKSYSATEILEAIMNELHSTRVKIFELLYNQWNISEIDAFEEIRRAGSIQGQDSPFNRIRRKLALQILLDDHPDIIPIKGLEDHMDRFADLENARNWQAKAIISSLAYREYRWSNEITKYMAPKAISDIKNMIMYCLDSEQKKRGTEYTQSLRHKIIEQIGKEQEGEPKLTKAFVKKAIRTAVDFHSTVNKS